The following DNA comes from Desulfobaculum xiamenense.
AGCATTTCCTTGGGGATATTCTTCGTGGCGGGTAGCGAGCGGGTACCCCATCCCGCCACGGGGATGACGACTTTGGTGATGTTCATGGCTGTCTCCTTCAGAAATGGCAAAAAGCTCGTACGTACAGCATGATATCGCTTTTCGTATTTATCGCAAGCTCTCGCGCAGCACGTTGACAAGTTCTTCGGTCAGGCGTTCCACCTGCGCGGCGTCGCGGCCTTCCACCATGACCCGCGCCACGGATTCCGTGCCGGAGTAGCGCAGCAGCACGCGGCCATGCTGACCAAGCTCGCGCTCGGCCGCGGCCACGGCCTCGACCACGGCGGGCACGCTGTCGAAGGGAATCTTGCGTTCCACATGAACATTCCTGAGCTTCTGAGGATACGGCTCCACAAGGTGCGCCAGTTCCGAAAGTGGCCTGTCCTTTTCGACCATGAGCCGCAGGAGCTGGAGTGCGGCAAGAATGCCGTCGCCCGTGGTGGAGTGCTCCATGAAGATAAGGTGTCCGGACTGCTCGCCGCCGAGCATCGCGCCCTCGCGACGCATGGCCTCCACGACGTAGCGGTCGCCCACGGCGGTGCGCAACAGGCGTCCGCCATGCTCCTTCATGAACGCCTCAAGCGCCATGTTGCTCATGACCGTCGCCACCAGCGTATTTCCGGGCAGCGCACCACGGGACATCATATCCATGGCGCACAGGGCCATGATCTGGTCGCCGTCGAGGATGCGGCCCTGCTCGTCCACCACAATGAGGCGGTCGCCATCGCCGTCGAGGGCGAGGCCGATGTCGGCCCCGGTCTCACGCACGCGGGCGGCAACGCCCTCGGGATACAGTGAGCCGCACTTGTCGTTGATGTTCAGGCCATTGGGCTCGACGCCCATCTTGACCACCTCGGCCCCAAGCTCCTCGAACACGCGGGGGGCGACCTTGTAGGTCGCGCCGTTGGCGCAGTCGAGCACGATCTTCACGCCGTCGAGGGTGAGATGCTGGGGGAAGGAGTACTTGAGGGACACGATGTAGCGGCCGGTGCTGTCTGCGATACGCGCTGCGCGGCCCACATCCTCGGGCGCGGGGTACTCCCAGTTCGTCGAGGGATCGAGCATCATGTCCGAAATGGTGTCCTCGACATCGTCGGGCAGCTTGAAGCCGTTGCGATCGAAGAACTTGATGCCGTTGTCCATGAACGGGTTATGCGAGGCGGAGATAACCACGCCGAGGTCGGCGCGCATGCTCCGGGTCAGGTACGAAATGGCGGGCGTCGGCATGGGGCCGACCAGCAGCACATCCATACCAGCAGAACAGAAACCGGAGGTCAGCGCGGACTCGAAGATGTAGCCCGAAATGCGCGTATCCTTGCCGATGAGCACGCGGTGGTGCTTCTTGCCGTTTCGAAAATACTGCCCAGCCGCAAGGCCCAGACGCAGGGCCAGCTCCGGGAGCATGGGGAAAATATTGACCTGACCGCGCAGACCGTCGGTTCCGAATATCCGTCTAGCCATCGACTTCCTCTTTATATCATGAATTGGCAGGCCGATCCGCACGCCAGAAGG
Coding sequences within:
- the glmM gene encoding phosphoglucosamine mutase, with the translated sequence MARRIFGTDGLRGQVNIFPMLPELALRLGLAAGQYFRNGKKHHRVLIGKDTRISGYIFESALTSGFCSAGMDVLLVGPMPTPAISYLTRSMRADLGVVISASHNPFMDNGIKFFDRNGFKLPDDVEDTISDMMLDPSTNWEYPAPEDVGRAARIADSTGRYIVSLKYSFPQHLTLDGVKIVLDCANGATYKVAPRVFEELGAEVVKMGVEPNGLNINDKCGSLYPEGVAARVRETGADIGLALDGDGDRLIVVDEQGRILDGDQIMALCAMDMMSRGALPGNTLVATVMSNMALEAFMKEHGGRLLRTAVGDRYVVEAMRREGAMLGGEQSGHLIFMEHSTTGDGILAALQLLRLMVEKDRPLSELAHLVEPYPQKLRNVHVERKIPFDSVPAVVEAVAAAERELGQHGRVLLRYSGTESVARVMVEGRDAAQVERLTEELVNVLRESLR